From a region of the Thermosipho melanesiensis BI429 genome:
- a CDS encoding IMPACT family protein, translating to MNGYKTIFGIYEGKKNIKRSQFIATFSHVESVKEAKSFIREISKKYNDATHNCPAYRVMENKQIIEFSSDNGEPSGTAGRPILGALKKFDLLNVAVVVTRYFGGVKLGVRGLIDAYSSIVEETLKGIKIVKLIPVEVYKLKVPYEVYGKAMQELHYLNFEIINTEYKGNFAYITIKGNQELEGYEIVEKKKILFKEE from the coding sequence ATGAATGGGTACAAAACAATATTTGGAATATATGAAGGGAAAAAGAATATAAAAAGGTCACAGTTTATTGCAACATTTTCACACGTTGAAAGTGTAAAAGAAGCAAAAAGTTTTATAAGAGAAATTTCGAAGAAATATAATGATGCAACTCATAATTGTCCTGCCTATAGGGTAATGGAAAATAAACAAATAATTGAGTTTTCTTCTGACAATGGTGAACCATCTGGAACTGCAGGAAGACCTATATTGGGAGCATTGAAGAAATTTGATTTGTTAAATGTTGCAGTAGTTGTTACTAGGTACTTTGGAGGTGTAAAACTTGGCGTTAGAGGACTTATTGATGCTTATTCTAGTATTGTGGAAGAAACATTGAAAGGTATAAAGATTGTAAAACTTATACCAGTAGAGGTGTATAAGTTAAAGGTACCCTATGAAGTGTATGGAAAGGCTATGCAAGAATTACATTATCTAAATTTTGAAATAATTAATACGGAATACAAAGGAAATTTTGCATACATTACAATAAAAGGTAACCAGGAACTTGAGGGGTATGAAATAGTGGAAAAAAAGAAAATTCTTTTTAAGGAGGAATGA
- a CDS encoding pyridoxal phosphate-dependent aminotransferase, giving the protein MLSKRANIVPASPIRRLVPYADDAKKRGIHVYHLNIGQPDIETPKQFYEYIEKYKNEVVAYTHSQGILELREKFSEYYKSWNIDVQPDEIMVTNGGSEAIMFALGVICDPGDEVIVIEPFYANYAGFAAYLNVKLVPVTTTPEEGYRMPSYGEFKKVVSPKTKAILFSNPSNPTGVVYTKEELEVVAKFAKEYNLTIISDEVYREFTFDGSKALSMFEFEDIRNQLIIVDSLSKRYSACGARIGTFVTKNKEFYSAALKFAQARLCPAETTQYGALGLLEADEEYMKKVIEEYKIRRDVAFEEISKIQDVVVKKPQGAFYLAAKLPVVDSEEFIKWMLSNFEINGKTTMVAPLSGFYATPGLGKSEIRIAYVLNAEKLRDAILIIAKAVEEYNKSK; this is encoded by the coding sequence ATGTTATCAAAAAGAGCAAATATTGTTCCTGCAAGTCCAATTAGAAGGCTAGTTCCGTATGCCGATGATGCAAAGAAAAGAGGTATCCATGTTTATCACTTAAACATAGGACAACCTGATATTGAAACTCCAAAGCAATTTTATGAGTATATTGAAAAGTACAAGAATGAAGTTGTTGCGTATACACATTCGCAAGGTATTTTAGAACTTAGGGAGAAGTTTTCGGAGTATTACAAATCTTGGAACATAGATGTTCAACCAGATGAAATAATGGTAACCAATGGTGGAAGCGAAGCTATAATGTTTGCACTTGGTGTGATTTGTGACCCAGGAGATGAGGTAATTGTAATTGAGCCATTTTATGCAAATTATGCTGGGTTTGCAGCGTATTTGAACGTAAAACTTGTTCCCGTGACCACAACACCAGAAGAAGGATATAGAATGCCAAGTTATGGTGAATTTAAAAAGGTTGTTTCACCAAAAACCAAGGCGATTTTATTTTCAAATCCTTCAAATCCAACGGGGGTAGTATATACTAAAGAAGAGCTTGAAGTTGTTGCAAAGTTTGCAAAAGAATATAACTTAACGATAATTTCTGATGAAGTATACAGGGAGTTTACGTTTGACGGGTCAAAAGCACTTTCTATGTTTGAATTTGAAGATATCAGAAATCAGTTGATTATTGTAGATAGTTTGTCAAAAAGATATAGTGCATGTGGTGCAAGGATTGGAACGTTTGTTACTAAAAATAAAGAATTTTACAGTGCAGCTTTGAAATTTGCACAAGCAAGGCTTTGTCCTGCAGAGACAACTCAATATGGTGCACTTGGTCTTTTGGAAGCAGATGAGGAATACATGAAAAAAGTAATAGAAGAATACAAAATTAGAAGAGATGTAGCTTTTGAGGAAATTAGCAAGATACAAGATGTAGTTGTAAAAAAACCACAAGGTGCATTTTATTTAGCCGCAAAGTTGCCTGTTGTTGATTCTGAAGAATTTATAAAATGGATGCTTTCTAACTTTGAAATAAATGGCAAAACAACTATGGTAGCACCTTTATCGGGTTTTTATGCAACACCGGGTTTGGGTAAAAGTGAAATAAGAATTGCGTACGTTTTAAACGCAGAAAAATTAAGGGATGCTATATTGATTATAGCAAAAGCCGTTGAGGAATATAACAAATCCAAGTAA
- the yfcE gene encoding phosphodiesterase, protein MRILVISDTHGSLKNWEKIKNIVDSVDEVFHLGDILYHGPRNPLPDGYDPKNLAEELKKTNVNYVRGNCDADVDLKVLNIQEMPKQIIEYFGNLPVYFFHGEVIEDDGFDLIAFAKKHDVKIVLHGHTHIPKIEEIEGVVVANPGSLSLPKRGFPKTYMIIDIDDKVTLTIFDLEGKEVLKKTL, encoded by the coding sequence GTGAGAATTTTAGTAATTTCTGATACACACGGTTCATTGAAAAATTGGGAGAAGATTAAAAATATAGTAGATAGTGTAGATGAAGTTTTTCATTTAGGAGATATTTTATACCATGGTCCTAGAAATCCATTACCGGATGGTTATGATCCAAAGAATTTGGCAGAGGAATTGAAGAAGACAAATGTAAATTACGTAAGGGGCAATTGTGACGCAGATGTAGATTTGAAAGTTTTAAATATACAAGAAATGCCAAAGCAGATAATTGAGTATTTTGGAAATTTGCCCGTTTATTTTTTTCATGGAGAAGTTATTGAAGATGATGGATTTGATTTAATAGCTTTTGCCAAAAAACATGATGTAAAAATAGTTTTACATGGACATACACATATTCCAAAAATTGAGGAAATAGAAGGAGTTGTAGTTGCAAATCCGGGAAGTCTTTCACTTCCTAAAAGGGGATTTCCAAAGACATATATGATTATTGATATAGATGATAAAGTTACACTTACAATTTTTGATTTAGAGGGGAAAGAGGTGCTTAAGAAGACCCTATGA